The Nicotiana tabacum cultivar K326 chromosome 14, ASM71507v2, whole genome shotgun sequence genome contains a region encoding:
- the LOC107816136 gene encoding putative methylesterase 11, chloroplastic has translation MGLCFSRKSAVKKRPSKRLTNQSTAVGGGGTGNNRWSRFRSSKKDDSFAQDRALAAAILLQQQLQNGGRVLFDRSTSMRYSNCKSKKNQALPRSSSSRSRSLTDPLLQPHQLVNKELTIDDLETNHFVLVHGGGFGAWCWYKTIALLEEAGFKVTAVDLTGSGIHSFDTNSITSLSQYAKPLTDFLETLADGETVILVGHDFGGACISFAMELYPSKVSKAIFVAATMLISGQSALDIFSDKTISNDLMRQSQVFIYASGNDKPPTAIDLDKSVLRDLLFNHSPAKDVALASVSMRPIPFSPVLEKLPLSNIKYGSIRRFYVETTEDNAIPIALQQSMINQNPPERVFHLKGADHSPFFSKPQALHKILVEISRIPST, from the exons ATGGGGTTATGTTTCTCCAGGAAGTCCGCCGTGAAGAAGCGGCCGTCGAAGCGTTTAACGAATCAATCCACGGCCGTAGGAGGCGGCGGAACCGGAAATAACCGGTGGTCTAGGTTTCGGTCGTCGAAGAAGGACGATTCGTTCGCTCAGGACCGAGCGTTGGCGGCAGCGATTTTGTTACAGCAACAGTTGCAAAATGGCGGCCGTGTACTGTTTGATCGTTCGACGTCGATGCGGTATTCGAACTGTAAGTCTAAGAAGAATCAAGCATTGCCACGTAGCTCGAGTTCTAGGTCTCGCTCTCTTACTGATCCTCTGCTTCAGCCTCACCAGCTTGTTAACAAG GAATTAACCATTGATGATTTAGAGACAAACCATTTTGTCCTTGTCCATGGTGGTGGATTTGGAGCCTGGTGTTGGTATAAAACCATTGCACTTTTAGAGGAGGCTGGATTTAAGGTGACTGCAGTGGATTTAACTGGTTCAGGCATTCATTCTTTTGACACAAATAGCATCACCAGCCTATCGCAATATGCAAAGCCACTCACTGATTTTCTTGAAACTCTCGCCGATGGAGAGACG GTGATTTTGGTGGGACATGATTTTGGTGGTGCATGCATATCATTCGCAATGGAGCTCTATCCCTCTAAAGTTTCAAAAGCGATATTTGTTGCTGCCACCATGCTCATTAGTGGACAAAGTGCCCTTGATATTTTCTCAGATAAG ACGATATCAAATGATCTTATGAGACAGTCTCAAGTATTTATCTATGCCAGTGGGAATGATAAACCACCAACTGCTATTGATCTGGACAAATCAGTCCTGAGGGACTTACTATTCAACCATAGTCCCGCTAAG GATGTTGCTTTGGCTTCTGTCTCAATGAGGCCAATTCCATTTTCCCCAGTTCTTGAGAAGCTTCCCCTGTCAAACATCAAGTATGGTTCCATTAGACGGTTTTACGTAGAAACAACAGAAGATAATGCTATACCAATAGCTTTACAACAGAGCATGATTAACCAAAATCCTCCAGAACGAGTTTTTCATCTCAAGGGTGCTGATCACTCACCTTTCTTCTCCAAGCCTCAAGCCCTACACAAGATATTGGTAGAAATTTCAAGGATTCCATCAACCTGA
- the LOC107773615 gene encoding COBRA-like protein 4: MGTYLITLVGFLFVIFSYGAAYDPLDPNGNITIKWDVMSWTPDGYVAVVTMNNFQMYRHIMTPGWTLGWTWAKKEVIWTMVGAQATEQGDCSKFKGNVPHCCKKTPTIVDMLPGVPYNQQFTNCCKGGVLASWGQDPQASVSAFQVSVGQAGTSNKTVKLPKNFTLLGPGPGYTCGPAKIVPSTKFFTPDLRRKTQALMTWNVTCTYSQFIAQKHPSCCVSLSTFYNETITPCPSCACGCENKHKCIKSDSKLLSVVGINTPRKDNSPLLQCTHHMCPVRVHWHVKLNYKDYWRVKITITNFNYRVNHTQWTLVAQHPNLNNVTQVFSFDYKPLVPYQSINDTGMFYGMKFYNDLLMEAGPSGNVQSEVLLQKDKDTFTFKQGWAFPRKVYFNGDECMLPPPDTYPYLPNFAHQNLVAFSTLFSSLLLLLLVLF, from the exons atgGGGACTTATTTGATCACTCTAGTTGGCTTCTTGTTTGTGATATTTTCTTATGGAG CTGCTTATGATCCATTGGATCCCAATGGGAATATCACCATTAAATGGGATGTAATGTCTTGGACTCCTGATGGCTATGTT GCTGTTGTAACGATGAACAATTTCCAAATGTACCGGCACATCATGACCCCTGGCTGGACATTGGGATGGACATGGGCAAAAAAAGAAGTGATTTGGACTATGGTTGGTGCACAAGCCACAGAACAAGGTGACTGCTCCAAGTTCAAAGGAAATGTTCCACATTGTTGCAAGAAGACTCCCACTATTGTAGATATGCTCCCAGGGGTGCCTTACAACCAACAATTCACCAATTGCTGCAAAG GTGGAGTTTTGGCTTCTTGGGGCCAAGATCCTCAAGCTTCTGTCTCAGCTTTTCAAGTTAGTGTTGGCCAAGCTGGTACTTCAAACAAGACAGTTAAACTTCCCAAGAATTTCACTTTGCTGGGCCCTGGACCTGGCTACACTTGTGGACCTGCAAAAATTGTCCCTTCTACCAAATTTTTCACACCTGATCTTAGAAGGAAAACTCAGGCACTGA TGACATGGAATGTAACATGCACATACTCTCAGTTTATAGCCCAAAAACACCCAAGTTGCTGCGTCTCCCTCTCAACTTTCTACAATGAAACCATCACCCCTTGTCCTTCTTGTGCTTGTGGTTGTGAGAACAAACACAAATGCATCAA GAGTGACTCTAAACTACTGAGTGTGGTGGGAATAAACACTCCAAGGAAAGACAATTCACCACTACTACAGTGCACACATCATATGTGCCCTGTTAGAGTGCATTGGCATGTAAAGCTCAACTACAAGGACTACTGGAGAGTCAAGATTACTATTACCAACTTCAATTACAGGGTCAATCACACACAGTGGACTCTTGTTGCTCAACatccaaatcttaacaatgtAACACAAGTTTTTAGCTTCGATTACAAGCCTCTCGTTCCATATCAATCGATAA ATGACACAGGAATGTTCTATGGTATGAAATTCTATAATGACCTACTTATGGAAGCAGGGCCATCTGGAAATGTTCAATCAGAAGTGCTTCTCCAGAAGGACAAAGATACTTTCACATTTAAGCAAGGATGGGCATTTCCAAGAAAAGTATACTTCAATGGTGATGAATGCATGTTACCACCACCAGATACTTATCCCTACTTACCCAACTTTGCCCACCAGAACTTGGTTGCCTTTTCTACATTGTTTTCTTCTCTGCTTTTGCTTTTACTTGTTCTGTTTTAA